In Camelina sativa cultivar DH55 chromosome 16, Cs, whole genome shotgun sequence, a single window of DNA contains:
- the LOC104750741 gene encoding uncharacterized protein LOC104750741 — MGKKGDGFFLSRIRANVRVQPPTTTSQHGCSHEPPSSSTEIKGRRIMVVVDSCSEAKNALLWTLSHCAQPQDYILLLYFFKAKPSQSGALATKEEDEEEEEESYDKPIASRANKKVLALKNICELKRPEVKTEVVVVKGDEKGPTIVKEAKEREASMLVLGQKKQHATWRLLMVWASQARPVTSKHDFVEYCINNSPCMAIAVRKRGKKLGGYTLTTKCHKDFWLLA; from the exons atggGAAAGAAAGGAGACGGGTTCTTTCTAAGCAGGATAAGGGCTAATGTAAGAGTCCAACCACCGACAACTACGAGCCAGCATGGCTGCAGCCACGAGCCTCCAAGCTCCTCCACAGagataaaaggaagaagaatcatgGTCGTGGTTGATTCTTGCTCGGAGGCTAAAAACGCTCTTCTTTGGACTCTCTCGCACTGTGCTCAGCCTCAAGattacattcttcttctttacttttttaaagCTAAACCCTCTCAATCAG GTGCTCTAGctaccaaagaagaagatgaagaagaagaagaagaatcttatGACAAACCCATAGCGTCAAGAgctaataaaaaagttttagcCTTGAAAAACATTTGTGAGCTTAAAAGACCTGAG GTAAAGACAGAAGTGGTGGTTGTAAAAGGTGACGAGAAGGGTCCGACCATagtaaaagaagcaaaagaaagagaggctTCTATGCTGGTTCTAGGCCAGAAGAAACAGCACGCTACGTGGCGGTTACTAATGGTATGGGCATCGCAGGCCCGACCCGTGACGTCCAAACACGACTTTGTAGAGTATTGCATCAACAACTCTCCTTGTATGGCCATTGCGGTTCGTAAGAGAGGCAAGAAGCTCGGTGGTTACACTCTTACAACTAAGTGCCACAAAGACTTCTGGCTTTTGGCATGA